In a single window of the Papaver somniferum cultivar HN1 chromosome 8, ASM357369v1, whole genome shotgun sequence genome:
- the LOC113305134 gene encoding uncharacterized protein LOC113305134 codes for MDMGNGRPSTPIDNSHHTSYSKLCNVFTYICESKFVRALKTKVVMDVVRMDDVSCIVVVRYFSDFITMRGNEFPLDCYYSLQALISITNSKKKTSADIFLQNVTHVASSSSSREDSSIYNGFSTSSSRNNRTVAMYLEDKNKPTKPLLSDGWPKVIGEVSHVFVEGVKKVRIAFTKYLLRTGFNMVVTHNECSRFTSKCADSKCGWKFHAASIDERNKMFQARSYNPEHICGAGGRNLNKKYSISFTSSLIEDEVRKNPHKNPRQIAANFHTNYGITMEYYQAYNCREKVYETIYGEDVKSYSHLVWYIDAIRETNSGSVIKFEFDPARKQFQRIFIALVACIKGYRFCRPMVYLDATFLTGRFRGCLMAATGINGGFFPLAAALVDSENVNNWEWFLSNLTEVVGDGRPITFLSDCHEGILQGVPLVYPESFHNLCYYHLMTNMPITGLDPSTLAESLNSCLVVHKKMPASALLNQIGKKIMCLMAKHREIGANTMTPLTPEYEENLEDIQDEGCVTCSYNRHMCNWKIHIMWRVYGFSCAHALASIRKIKRQAIDFI; via the exons GTTGTCATGGATGTTGTTCGTATGGATGATGTTAGTTGCATTGTTGTTGTTCGCTACTTTTCAGATTTCATTACCATGC GTGGGAATGAATTTCCGCTTGACTGTTATTATTCGCTTCAAGCTCTTATATCCATCACAAACAGTAAAAAGAAGACCAGTgctgatattttcttgcaaaatgttaCTCATGTAGCCTCTTCATCTAGCTCTAGGGAAGATTCTTCTATTTATAATGGTTTTAGTACGTCTTCATCGAGAAATAATCGTactgttgcaatgtatttggaagaCAAAAACAaacctacaaaacctttattaTCGGATGGTTGGCCCAAGGTTATTGGTGAGGTTAgtcatgtgtttgttgaaggagttaagAAAGTCAGGATTGCTTTCACCAAGTATCTTCTTCGCACTGGTTTCAACATGGTTGTAACACACAATGAGTGTTCTAGGTTCACGTCTAAGTGTGCAGATAGCAAATGCGGCTGGAAATTTCATGCAGCTTCTATTGATGAAAGGAACAAAATGTTTCAG GCCAGATCTTATAACCCTGAAcacatttgtggtgctggtgggcgCAACTTGAATAAAAAATACTCCATCAGCTTCacgtctagtttgattgaggatgaaGTTCGAAAAAATCCTCACAAGAATCCTAGGCAGATTGCAGCTAATTTCCATACCAACTATGGGATTACCATGGAGTATTATCAAGCGTATAATTGTAGGGAAAAGGTTTATGAGACGATTTATGGAGAAGATGTGAAGTCTtactcgcacttggtatggtatattgatgctataagggaaaCCAACTCTGGAAGTGTGATAAAGTTTGAATTTGATCCTGCAAGGAAACAattccaacggattttcatcgcACTTGTTGCATGCATCAAAGGGTACCGGTTTTGTCGCCCAATGGTATACTTGGatgctactttccttactggtagattcagaggttgcttgatggcagctactgggatcaatggtg gatttttcccACTTGCTGCGGCACTAGTCGATTCTGAGAATGTCAacaactgggagtggtttttaagtaatttgactgaagttgttggtgatgggaggccaatcaccttcctttcggatTGCCATGAAGGAATCTTGCAGGGTGTTCCACTTGTCTATCCAGAATCGTTCCACAACTTATGCTACTATCATTTAATGACTAATATGCCCATCACTGGATTAGATCCTAG TACTCTAGCAGAATCACTCAATAGCTGTCTTGTGGTTCACAAAAAGATGCCTGCATCTGCTCTTCTTAATCAG atTGGGAAAAAAATAATGTGCTTGATGGCAAAGCATCGTGAAATTGGCGCTAATACGATGACTCCATTAACCCCTGAGTATGAGGAAAATCTTGAGGATAttcaagatgaag gatgtgtaacttgtagttacaatAGACATATGTGTAACTGGAAGATACACATCAT GTGGCGTGTATACGGTTTCTcttgtgctcatgctcttgcaTCCATACGGAAGATTAAACGTCAGGCTATTGATTTCATTTAA